From Streptomyces sp. NBC_00683, one genomic window encodes:
- a CDS encoding ABC transporter substrate-binding protein → MELNRRSVLAAIGAGTATAALAGCGGGSSAAGSADGPAEGEITLLTPIYEGAKGKILLEQEILGGFRKKYPDVKVNVDYTTYAQLNEKITTGLAGGLLPDVLMMGVGWIPPFAAKKAIAELPEELATAHDYEKRVLEPSRYDGKLYALPVVLDTRIVVYRKDHFAEAGIKKTPANWAELRAVAKQLTKDGRVGFDPFSIDLRQCWETFLFANGGQLFSADGKKVLFNDARGVEALQFFKDLVKDGSADYAKKTDAGAPSNVQTGRASMMMSTSALWVQAKEQNPELIEGDKLGSFVLANRRPAMLQGGTLVTQSARSKHPAAARALVEYLATPDSILGAAKQRGSVPGLRDLNESGYVKENEFVDLSLQNLEHAVSEGGTAAWMEIREKIKPTLEPAIVGGQSAKDAIAELGRLAEAAIGRM, encoded by the coding sequence ATGGAACTCAACAGACGATCTGTGCTCGCCGCCATCGGCGCGGGTACCGCCACCGCCGCGCTCGCCGGCTGTGGCGGCGGCTCCTCGGCTGCCGGTTCGGCCGACGGCCCCGCCGAGGGCGAGATCACGCTGCTCACCCCGATCTACGAAGGCGCGAAGGGCAAGATCCTGCTGGAGCAGGAGATCCTCGGCGGGTTCCGGAAGAAGTATCCGGACGTCAAGGTGAACGTGGACTACACCACGTACGCGCAGCTCAACGAGAAGATCACCACCGGTCTCGCCGGCGGGCTGCTGCCCGACGTGCTCATGATGGGTGTCGGCTGGATACCCCCGTTCGCGGCGAAGAAGGCGATCGCCGAGCTGCCGGAAGAGCTCGCCACCGCGCACGACTACGAGAAGCGCGTGCTGGAGCCGTCGCGTTACGACGGCAAGCTCTACGCGCTGCCCGTGGTCCTGGACACCCGCATCGTCGTGTACCGCAAGGACCACTTCGCGGAGGCCGGGATCAAGAAGACCCCGGCCAACTGGGCCGAGCTGCGCGCCGTGGCGAAGCAGTTGACGAAGGACGGCCGCGTCGGATTCGACCCGTTCTCCATCGATCTGCGCCAGTGCTGGGAGACCTTCCTCTTCGCCAACGGCGGCCAGTTGTTCAGCGCGGACGGCAAGAAGGTGTTGTTCAACGATGCGCGCGGTGTCGAGGCCCTGCAGTTCTTCAAGGACCTGGTCAAGGACGGCTCGGCGGACTACGCGAAGAAGACGGATGCCGGCGCCCCGTCCAACGTACAGACGGGCAGGGCGTCGATGATGATGTCGACGAGCGCCCTGTGGGTGCAGGCCAAGGAGCAGAACCCGGAGCTCATCGAGGGCGACAAGCTCGGCTCGTTCGTCCTGGCCAACCGCAGGCCGGCGATGCTCCAGGGCGGCACGCTCGTCACCCAGTCCGCGCGTTCCAAGCACCCGGCCGCGGCCCGTGCGCTCGTCGAGTACCTCGCGACGCCCGACTCGATCCTCGGTGCGGCGAAGCAGCGCGGCTCGGTCCCCGGTCTCCGGGACCTCAACGAGTCCGGATACGTCAAGGAGAACGAGTTCGTCGATCTCTCCCTGCAGAACCTGGAGCACGCCGTCTCGGAGGGCGGTACCGCGGCCTGGATGGAGATCCGCGAAAAGATCAAGCCGACGCTGGAGCCCGCGATCGTGGGCGGTCAGTCCGCGAAGGACGCCATCGCGGAGCTCGGCCGTCTCGCCGAGGCCGCCATCGGCCGGATGTAA
- a CDS encoding LacI family DNA-binding transcriptional regulator, protein MSGVTIHQVAEAAGVSASTVSNVLNGRTDRMQAATLARVEQVIEQLSYRPNRAARMLRTGRIKVIGLIVPSVANPFWGALARELEAIALAEGYHVLLCNSERDPARELKYGEELLADGVSGVVLCSSLPSLDHVAPLLSRGLKMVAFDRTAQAGDPASLSSISVDNAMGAELATSHLIELGHRRLAFVSGSVNSVNRRERLRGFRAALESAGLDPADAIVWPGADTTEFGDKDAAELGRNAARELLSRPRPPTGFVAINDMCAIGICRGAKDAGLRAGRDVSVVGFDDILLADLFEPPLTTVRQPLPEMAAETFQQLRARIDSAPGAGRSLLIRPRLVVRESTAPAPPAVPAPSPAPALAEAG, encoded by the coding sequence ATGAGCGGGGTAACGATCCATCAGGTCGCGGAGGCAGCAGGAGTCTCCGCGAGCACGGTCTCCAACGTCCTCAACGGACGTACGGACCGTATGCAGGCGGCCACCCTGGCTCGTGTGGAGCAGGTGATAGAGCAGCTCAGCTACCGGCCCAACCGGGCGGCACGCATGCTGCGCACCGGCCGCATCAAGGTCATCGGCCTGATCGTCCCCTCCGTCGCCAACCCCTTCTGGGGGGCGCTCGCGAGAGAGCTCGAGGCCATCGCTCTGGCCGAGGGCTACCACGTACTGCTGTGCAACAGCGAGCGCGATCCCGCCCGTGAGCTCAAGTACGGTGAGGAACTGCTCGCCGACGGGGTCAGCGGGGTGGTCCTGTGCTCCTCCCTGCCCTCGCTCGACCACGTCGCCCCGCTGCTCAGCCGGGGTCTGAAGATGGTCGCCTTCGACCGGACCGCGCAGGCGGGCGATCCGGCTTCACTGTCCAGCATCAGTGTGGACAACGCGATGGGCGCCGAGCTCGCGACCAGCCATCTGATCGAACTGGGGCACCGAAGACTGGCGTTCGTCTCCGGCTCGGTCAACAGCGTCAACCGCCGGGAGCGACTGCGAGGCTTCCGGGCCGCGCTCGAATCGGCGGGCCTCGACCCGGCCGACGCGATCGTGTGGCCCGGTGCGGACACCACCGAATTCGGGGACAAGGACGCCGCCGAGCTGGGCCGGAACGCCGCCCGGGAACTGCTGTCGCGGCCTCGCCCGCCGACCGGATTCGTCGCGATCAACGACATGTGCGCCATCGGCATCTGCCGCGGGGCCAAGGACGCCGGGCTCCGCGCGGGGCGGGACGTCTCGGTGGTCGGTTTCGACGACATCCTGCTCGCCGACCTCTTCGAACCGCCCCTGACCACCGTCCGCCAGCCCCTCCCGGAGATGGCGGCCGAGACGTTCCAGCAGCTGCGGGCACGGATCGACTCTGCCCCGGGTGCCGGACGGTCGCTGCTGATCAGGCCCCGCCTGGTGGTACGGGAGTCCACGGCACCGGCGCCGCCCGCTGTTCCGGCACCGTCCCCCGCTCCCGCCCTGGCCGAGGCCGGATAG